In one Butyrivibrio proteoclasticus B316 genomic region, the following are encoded:
- a CDS encoding AMP-binding protein: protein MGNVLDLFLKNVSDIPNSVFVVDNNRECTYLEMYRKAINASKLISFSTESVICLFMEKGIEAIAMMLGAALAGKAYVFINTTAPENRIKKMMEVAGVKYLFAEECFSEFFLETDIEDRIVIVRKAAFDKAESEPSVDNCWPTSTLLYGMFTSGTTGIPKLVVASSEAVYEFIEDFVNEIGLSREDIVGNQAPFDFDVSVKDIYSTIYTGGKLVLIDKKFFSRPDELLDYIREKKINTLIWAVTALCMASATKEFDEKISKEIKKVCFSGEVMPMKYLRIWKSALPNCSFYNVYGPTEVICNCTWYQVNDSDMTSDSIPIGKPFRKRRVYLIDNKGNLICDDDVKGEICVGGGLSSGYYNNLEETTKKFVDFQINDNDSVYVYHTGDIGYYKNGLLYFVGRNDFQIKRMGYRIELGEIENRVMDIDGVELACCIYNTETQKLCLFYTGYIKSDRIRRELRNTIPVYMLPNRIIQLVEMPVNKNGKIDRNGIKQDYERYFA from the coding sequence ATGGGAAATGTTTTAGATCTTTTTTTGAAAAATGTAAGTGACATTCCGAATAGTGTTTTTGTGGTAGATAACAATCGAGAATGTACTTATCTGGAAATGTATAGAAAAGCTATAAATGCTTCTAAATTGATTTCATTTTCTACGGAAAGTGTCATTTGCCTTTTTATGGAAAAAGGTATAGAGGCCATAGCTATGATGCTTGGGGCGGCTTTAGCAGGTAAAGCATATGTTTTTATTAACACTACGGCGCCTGAAAATAGAATTAAGAAAATGATGGAAGTAGCTGGAGTTAAATATCTTTTTGCGGAAGAGTGCTTTTCAGAATTTTTTTTAGAAACCGACATTGAAGATAGAATTGTAATAGTTAGGAAAGCAGCATTTGATAAAGCAGAGTCAGAACCCAGTGTAGACAATTGTTGGCCTACCAGTACCTTACTTTATGGCATGTTTACAAGTGGAACTACAGGTATTCCTAAATTGGTAGTAGCTAGTTCTGAAGCAGTATATGAATTTATAGAAGATTTTGTAAATGAAATTGGATTATCGAGGGAAGATATTGTTGGTAATCAAGCACCTTTCGATTTTGATGTATCGGTAAAAGACATTTATTCTACAATTTATACTGGCGGGAAACTGGTGCTAATAGACAAAAAGTTTTTTTCCAGGCCAGACGAACTTCTTGACTATATAAGAGAAAAGAAGATAAACACTTTAATATGGGCAGTAACAGCTTTGTGCATGGCTTCAGCAACAAAAGAGTTCGATGAAAAAATTAGTAAAGAGATAAAAAAAGTATGTTTTAGTGGTGAAGTAATGCCGATGAAGTATCTTCGTATATGGAAATCAGCACTTCCAAATTGCTCATTTTACAATGTTTATGGCCCTACAGAAGTAATCTGCAATTGTACCTGGTATCAAGTTAATGATTCGGATATGACTTCTGATAGTATTCCGATTGGAAAGCCGTTTAGAAAGAGACGAGTATATTTAATAGATAATAAAGGAAACTTGATTTGTGACGATGATGTAAAAGGAGAAATTTGTGTAGGTGGGGGATTGTCTTCCGGGTATTACAACAATTTAGAAGAAACAACCAAGAAATTTGTAGATTTTCAAATTAACGACAATGACAGTGTCTATGTTTATCATACTGGAGACATTGGATACTACAAGAATGGCTTATTGTATTTCGTTGGTAGAAATGATTTTCAAATTAAGAGAATGGGGTATCGCATAGAGCTTGGTGAAATTGAAAACCGAGTTATGGATATAGACGGAGTGGAACTTGCATGTTGCATATACAATACAGAAACTCAAAAATTATGTCTTTTTTACACGGGATATATAAAGTCAGATCGAATTAGAAGAGAATTAAGAAATACAATTCCAGTGTACATGC
- a CDS encoding aldo/keto reductase has translation MEYRTIPGTDEKVSVIGLGASYASENLDRIPQIIEMAIDNGINLFDTVMSVENAFKYYKDGLSNYARKSYKLQMHFGSNYVDNRYCWSRDLETIKKGFDSQLELLGCEYADFGLVHCIDTLEDYDNVMNNGLWDYLLSLQKEGVIKEIGCSTHNPDILRKFIATGKIRLAMFSINMAYDYLNLGNYAIGTLEDRYNLYNECEQAGIALTVMKPFAGKRMLHADLNSFGEAFSVTQCIQYALDRPAVVSVLPGVANINELEGVLAFLYSSETERDYSKLYSLSEHYFHSGGECVYCNHCQPCPVHIDIGLVNKYYDLSRIGDKLADGHYDKLQVKADSCIMCGHCEQVCPFHVKQMKRMKDISDYYSKKGL, from the coding sequence ATGGAATATAGAACGATTCCGGGTACTGATGAAAAAGTTAGTGTGATTGGGCTTGGAGCATCATATGCTTCTGAAAATTTAGATAGAATTCCCCAAATAATTGAAATGGCTATAGATAATGGAATTAATTTGTTTGACACTGTTATGTCTGTGGAAAATGCATTTAAGTATTACAAAGATGGGTTGTCGAATTATGCTAGAAAATCATATAAGCTTCAAATGCATTTTGGCAGTAATTATGTAGATAATAGATATTGTTGGTCAAGAGATTTAGAAACTATTAAAAAAGGTTTTGATAGTCAATTGGAATTGCTGGGATGCGAGTATGCTGATTTCGGCCTTGTTCACTGCATTGATACGCTAGAAGATTATGACAATGTGATGAATAATGGCTTATGGGATTATCTATTATCTTTGCAAAAAGAAGGAGTTATCAAAGAAATAGGGTGTTCCACTCATAATCCAGATATTCTAAGAAAGTTTATAGCTACTGGAAAGATAAGATTGGCCATGTTTAGTATTAACATGGCGTATGATTATCTTAATCTTGGAAATTATGCAATTGGAACATTGGAAGATAGATATAATCTATACAATGAGTGCGAGCAAGCAGGAATAGCGTTAACTGTAATGAAACCATTTGCCGGGAAAAGAATGCTACATGCGGATTTGAATTCTTTTGGAGAGGCGTTTTCCGTAACTCAATGTATTCAATATGCCCTTGATAGGCCCGCCGTTGTTTCCGTTTTACCTGGAGTGGCAAATATCAATGAACTTGAGGGGGTACTGGCATTTTTATACTCATCGGAAACTGAAAGAGATTATTCGAAATTATATAGTCTATCAGAGCATTATTTTCATAGCGGTGGAGAATGTGTGTACTGTAATCACTGTCAGCCTTGTCCAGTTCATATAGATATAGGTTTGGTAAATAAATATTATGATTTGTCTCGCATAGGAGATAAATTAGCAGATGGTCATTACGATAAACTGCAGGTAAAAGCAGACTCCTGCATAATGTGTGGCCATTGTGAACAGGTATGTCCATTCCATGTTAAACAGATGAAGAGAATGAAAGATATATCAGATTATTATTCCAAAAAGGGATTATGA